A window of the Lactuca sativa cultivar Salinas chromosome 5, Lsat_Salinas_v11, whole genome shotgun sequence genome harbors these coding sequences:
- the LOC111891342 gene encoding uncharacterized protein At2g29880 — protein sequence MAGRNKHTWNTEEDAKLIEALLELHVSGKYGGADKGFKPGYLKAVQQLLDIGLPNSGLKAEPHIKSRMKTWKNHFNIVHDMVYGTNTSGFGWDTNKCCVTADVEVWDEYIKSHKGAACFRDKRFPQFDNLCKIFGKDRATSHGATDLGEDMTETQRNSHVDVEGLEEIIEETQQTVHVNSKRKRPPTDDTESSYKEAAKEMKETFKEVGEKLNETIYNIGRQENKEACDLIDKVIKDIKRMPNINVKQRIKAIDMFSKDQFHARAFFKMTEEEKICYMEMIGDGSIS from the exons ATGGCAGGGAGAAACAAACACACATGGAATACTGAAGAGGATGCAAAGTTaattgaagcattgttggagttaCATGTATCCGGAAAGTATGGTGGTGCTGACAAGGGATTCAAACCCGGTTATTTGAAGGCAGTGCAACAATTACTAGATATAGGTCTTCCTAACTCGGGTTTGAAAGCAGAGCCTCATATTAAATCAAGGATGAAGACATGGAAAAACCATTTCAACATCGTGCACGACATGGTATATGGAACAAACACGAGTGGATTCGGCTGGGATACAAATAAATGTTGTGTTACTGCTGATGTTGAAGTTTGGGATGAGTACATAAAG AGTCATAAAGGTGCTGCATGTTTTCGCGATAAACGATTTCCCCAATTTGATAACCTATGTAAAATCTTCGGGAAGGATAGAGCTACTAGTCATGGAGCTACTGATCTTGGTGAAGATATGACTGAGACACAAAGAAACTCACATGTTGATGTGGAAGGGTTGGAAGAGATTATTGAAGAGACGCAACAAACTGTTCATGTCAATAGTAAACGTAAAAGACCTCCAACGGATGACACGGAAAGCTCTTATAAGGAAGCAGCGAAAGAAATGAAAGAGACTTTCAAGGAGGTTGGTGAAAAACTtaatgaaacaatatacaatataGGAAGGCAAGAAAATAAGGAAGCATGTGATTTGATAGATAAAGTTATCAAAGATATAAAACGCATGCCAAATATCAATGTAAAACAACGAATTAAAGCGATTGACATGTTTAGCAAAGATCAATTTCATGCCCGTGCGTTTTTTAAGATGACAGAAGAAGAAAAGATTTGTTATATGGAAATGATTGGGGATGGCTCAATATCATGA